A window of the Oncorhynchus masou masou isolate Uvic2021 chromosome 13, UVic_Omas_1.1, whole genome shotgun sequence genome harbors these coding sequences:
- the LOC135551840 gene encoding nuclear transcription factor Y subunit gamma-like isoform X4: MLLIQQIRLLNTILLSQRGEKGETRMQEKRQRMVSVADEAVSMSADSFGAGGSDAQQSLQSFWPRVMEEIRNLTVKDFRVQELPLARIKKIMKLDEDVKMISAEAPVLFAKAAQIFITELTLRAWIHTEDNKRRTLQRNDIAMAITKFDQFDFLIDIVPRDELKPPKRQEEVRQSVAPAEPVQYYFTLAQQPGQVQGQQATGQQATTIQPGQIIIAQPQQGQGGAPMTMQVGDQQVQIVQASSQGQTQTVQSGQTMQVMQQIITNSAEIQQIPVQLNNGQLQYIRLAQPVSGTQVVQGQIQTLGNTQQVQITQTEQGQQQFNQFTDGQQLYQIQQVMPAGQDLSQPLFIQSTNQTADGQVTTQVSTD; this comes from the exons ATGCTGCTGATTCAGCAGATCCGGCTGCTGAACACCATTTTACTTtctcagagaggagagaaaggggagacacgGATGCAGGAGAAGCGGCAGCGGATGGTCAGTGTTGCCGACGAAGCAG tGAGCATGTCTGCAGATTCGTTTGGCGCTGGGGGCAGCGATGCCCAGCAGAGCCTACAGTCGTTCTGGCCACGCGTCATGGAAGAGATCAGGAACCTCACGGTG AAGGATTTCCGCGTGCAGGAGTTGCCTCTCGCCCGAATCAAGAAAATCATGAAGCTGGATGAAGATGTGAAG ATGATCAGTGCGGAGGCTCCAGTGCTGTTTGCCAAGGCAGCTCAGATCTTCATCACAGAGCTCACGCTGAGGGCCTGGATTCACACTGAAGACAACAAGAGACGCACCTTACAG AGGAACGACATTGCCATGGCGATAACGAAGTTTGACCAGTTTGACTTCCTTATCGACATTGTGCCCCGGGACGAGCTCAAGCCCCCCAAAcgacag GAGGAAGTGCGTCAGTCGGTGGCCCCAGCAGAGCCGGTTCAGTACTACTTCACCCTGGCTCAGCAGCCAGGCCAGGTGCAGGGCCAGCAGGCCACTGGACAACAGGCTACCACCATCCAGCCTGGACAGATCATCATCGCACAGCCACAGCAAGGACAG GGAGGGGCTCCAATGACCATGCAGGTGGGAGACCAGCAGGTCCAGATAGTACAGGCGTCGTCCCAGGGCCAGACCCAGACGGTGCAGTCAGGACAGACCATGCAGGTCATGCAGCAGATAATCACCAACTCCGCAGAGATCCAGCAGATACCA GTGCAGCTGAACAATGGTCAGTTGCAGTACATTCGGCTGGCACAGCCTGTCTCTGGCACACAGGTGGTTCAGGGACAGATCCAGACGCTGGGTAACACTCAGCAGGTACAG attacacagacagaGCAAGGCCAGCAGCAATTCAACCAGTTTACTGACGGACAG cAGTTGTATCAGATTCAGCAGGTGATGCCGGCGGGACAGGACCTGAGCCAGCCGTTGTTCATCCAGTCCACCAATCAGACGGCTGATGGACAGGTCACCACACAGGTCAGCACAGACTGA
- the LOC135551840 gene encoding nuclear transcription factor Y subunit gamma-like isoform X2, translating to MLLIQQIRLLNTILLSQRGEKGETRMQEKRQRMVSVADEAVSMSADSFGAGGSDAQQSLQSFWPRVMEEIRNLTVDFRVQELPLARIKKIMKLDEDVKMISAEAPVLFAKAAQIFITELTLRAWIHTEDNKRRTLQRNDIAMAITKFDQFDFLIDIVPRDELKPPKRQEEVRQSVAPAEPVQYYFTLAQQPGQVQGQQATGQQATTIQPGQIIIAQPQQGQVLQGTTMQQLQQVQVAQSQGTPITGGAPMTMQVGDQQVQIVQASSQGQTQTVQSGQTMQVMQQIITNSAEIQQIPVQLNNGQLQYIRLAQPVSGTQVVQGQIQTLGNTQQVQITQTEQGQQQFNQFTDGQQLYQIQQVMPAGQDLSQPLFIQSTNQTADGQVTTQVSTD from the exons ATGCTGCTGATTCAGCAGATCCGGCTGCTGAACACCATTTTACTTtctcagagaggagagaaaggggagacacgGATGCAGGAGAAGCGGCAGCGGATGGTCAGTGTTGCCGACGAAGCAG tGAGCATGTCTGCAGATTCGTTTGGCGCTGGGGGCAGCGATGCCCAGCAGAGCCTACAGTCGTTCTGGCCACGCGTCATGGAAGAGATCAGGAACCTCACGGTG GATTTCCGCGTGCAGGAGTTGCCTCTCGCCCGAATCAAGAAAATCATGAAGCTGGATGAAGATGTGAAG ATGATCAGTGCGGAGGCTCCAGTGCTGTTTGCCAAGGCAGCTCAGATCTTCATCACAGAGCTCACGCTGAGGGCCTGGATTCACACTGAAGACAACAAGAGACGCACCTTACAG AGGAACGACATTGCCATGGCGATAACGAAGTTTGACCAGTTTGACTTCCTTATCGACATTGTGCCCCGGGACGAGCTCAAGCCCCCCAAAcgacag GAGGAAGTGCGTCAGTCGGTGGCCCCAGCAGAGCCGGTTCAGTACTACTTCACCCTGGCTCAGCAGCCAGGCCAGGTGCAGGGCCAGCAGGCCACTGGACAACAGGCTACCACCATCCAGCCTGGACAGATCATCATCGCACAGCCACAGCAAGGACAG GTGCTGCAGGGGACCACAATGCAACAGTTACAGCAGGTGCAGGTAGCCCAGTCACAGGGCACACCTATCACG GGAGGGGCTCCAATGACCATGCAGGTGGGAGACCAGCAGGTCCAGATAGTACAGGCGTCGTCCCAGGGCCAGACCCAGACGGTGCAGTCAGGACAGACCATGCAGGTCATGCAGCAGATAATCACCAACTCCGCAGAGATCCAGCAGATACCA GTGCAGCTGAACAATGGTCAGTTGCAGTACATTCGGCTGGCACAGCCTGTCTCTGGCACACAGGTGGTTCAGGGACAGATCCAGACGCTGGGTAACACTCAGCAGGTACAG attacacagacagaGCAAGGCCAGCAGCAATTCAACCAGTTTACTGACGGACAG cAGTTGTATCAGATTCAGCAGGTGATGCCGGCGGGACAGGACCTGAGCCAGCCGTTGTTCATCCAGTCCACCAATCAGACGGCTGATGGACAGGTCACCACACAGGTCAGCACAGACTGA
- the LOC135551840 gene encoding nuclear transcription factor Y subunit gamma-like isoform X6, with protein sequence MLLIQQIRLLNTILLSQRGEKGETRMQEKRQRMVSVADEAVSMSADSFGAGGSDAQQSLQSFWPRVMEEIRNLTVKDFRVQELPLARIKKIMKLDEDVKMISAEAPVLFAKAAQIFITELTLRAWIHTEDNKRRTLQRNDIAMAITKFDQFDFLIDIVPRDELKPPKRQEEVRQSVAPAEPVQYYFTLAQQPGQVQGQQATGQQATTIQPGQIIIAQPQQGQGGAPMTMQVGDQQVQIVQASSQGQTQTVQSGQTMQVMQQIITNSAEIQQIPVQLNNGQLQYIRLAQPVSGTQVVQGQIQTLGNTQQITQTEQGQQQFNQFTDGQQLYQIQQVMPAGQDLSQPLFIQSTNQTADGQVTTQVSTD encoded by the exons ATGCTGCTGATTCAGCAGATCCGGCTGCTGAACACCATTTTACTTtctcagagaggagagaaaggggagacacgGATGCAGGAGAAGCGGCAGCGGATGGTCAGTGTTGCCGACGAAGCAG tGAGCATGTCTGCAGATTCGTTTGGCGCTGGGGGCAGCGATGCCCAGCAGAGCCTACAGTCGTTCTGGCCACGCGTCATGGAAGAGATCAGGAACCTCACGGTG AAGGATTTCCGCGTGCAGGAGTTGCCTCTCGCCCGAATCAAGAAAATCATGAAGCTGGATGAAGATGTGAAG ATGATCAGTGCGGAGGCTCCAGTGCTGTTTGCCAAGGCAGCTCAGATCTTCATCACAGAGCTCACGCTGAGGGCCTGGATTCACACTGAAGACAACAAGAGACGCACCTTACAG AGGAACGACATTGCCATGGCGATAACGAAGTTTGACCAGTTTGACTTCCTTATCGACATTGTGCCCCGGGACGAGCTCAAGCCCCCCAAAcgacag GAGGAAGTGCGTCAGTCGGTGGCCCCAGCAGAGCCGGTTCAGTACTACTTCACCCTGGCTCAGCAGCCAGGCCAGGTGCAGGGCCAGCAGGCCACTGGACAACAGGCTACCACCATCCAGCCTGGACAGATCATCATCGCACAGCCACAGCAAGGACAG GGAGGGGCTCCAATGACCATGCAGGTGGGAGACCAGCAGGTCCAGATAGTACAGGCGTCGTCCCAGGGCCAGACCCAGACGGTGCAGTCAGGACAGACCATGCAGGTCATGCAGCAGATAATCACCAACTCCGCAGAGATCCAGCAGATACCA GTGCAGCTGAACAATGGTCAGTTGCAGTACATTCGGCTGGCACAGCCTGTCTCTGGCACACAGGTGGTTCAGGGACAGATCCAGACGCTGGGTAACACTCAGCAG attacacagacagaGCAAGGCCAGCAGCAATTCAACCAGTTTACTGACGGACAG cAGTTGTATCAGATTCAGCAGGTGATGCCGGCGGGACAGGACCTGAGCCAGCCGTTGTTCATCCAGTCCACCAATCAGACGGCTGATGGACAGGTCACCACACAGGTCAGCACAGACTGA
- the LOC135551840 gene encoding nuclear transcription factor Y subunit gamma-like isoform X3, with protein sequence MLLIQQIRLLNTILLSQRGEKGETRMQEKRQRMVSVADEAVSMSADSFGAGGSDAQQSLQSFWPRVMEEIRNLTVKDFRVQELPLARIKKIMKLDEDVKMISAEAPVLFAKAAQIFITELTLRAWIHTEDNKRRTLQRNDIAMAITKFDQFDFLIDIVPRDELKPPKRQEEVRQSVAPAEPVQYYFTLAQQPGQVQGQQATGQQATTIQPGQIIIAQPQQGQVLQGTTMQQLQQVQVAQSQGTPITGGAPMTMQVGDQQVQIVQASSQGQTQTVQSGQTMQVMQQIITNSAEIQQIPVQLNNGQLQYIRLAQPVSGTQVVQGQIQTLGNTQQITQTEQGQQQFNQFTDGQQLYQIQQVMPAGQDLSQPLFIQSTNQTADGQVTTQVSTD encoded by the exons ATGCTGCTGATTCAGCAGATCCGGCTGCTGAACACCATTTTACTTtctcagagaggagagaaaggggagacacgGATGCAGGAGAAGCGGCAGCGGATGGTCAGTGTTGCCGACGAAGCAG tGAGCATGTCTGCAGATTCGTTTGGCGCTGGGGGCAGCGATGCCCAGCAGAGCCTACAGTCGTTCTGGCCACGCGTCATGGAAGAGATCAGGAACCTCACGGTG AAGGATTTCCGCGTGCAGGAGTTGCCTCTCGCCCGAATCAAGAAAATCATGAAGCTGGATGAAGATGTGAAG ATGATCAGTGCGGAGGCTCCAGTGCTGTTTGCCAAGGCAGCTCAGATCTTCATCACAGAGCTCACGCTGAGGGCCTGGATTCACACTGAAGACAACAAGAGACGCACCTTACAG AGGAACGACATTGCCATGGCGATAACGAAGTTTGACCAGTTTGACTTCCTTATCGACATTGTGCCCCGGGACGAGCTCAAGCCCCCCAAAcgacag GAGGAAGTGCGTCAGTCGGTGGCCCCAGCAGAGCCGGTTCAGTACTACTTCACCCTGGCTCAGCAGCCAGGCCAGGTGCAGGGCCAGCAGGCCACTGGACAACAGGCTACCACCATCCAGCCTGGACAGATCATCATCGCACAGCCACAGCAAGGACAG GTGCTGCAGGGGACCACAATGCAACAGTTACAGCAGGTGCAGGTAGCCCAGTCACAGGGCACACCTATCACG GGAGGGGCTCCAATGACCATGCAGGTGGGAGACCAGCAGGTCCAGATAGTACAGGCGTCGTCCCAGGGCCAGACCCAGACGGTGCAGTCAGGACAGACCATGCAGGTCATGCAGCAGATAATCACCAACTCCGCAGAGATCCAGCAGATACCA GTGCAGCTGAACAATGGTCAGTTGCAGTACATTCGGCTGGCACAGCCTGTCTCTGGCACACAGGTGGTTCAGGGACAGATCCAGACGCTGGGTAACACTCAGCAG attacacagacagaGCAAGGCCAGCAGCAATTCAACCAGTTTACTGACGGACAG cAGTTGTATCAGATTCAGCAGGTGATGCCGGCGGGACAGGACCTGAGCCAGCCGTTGTTCATCCAGTCCACCAATCAGACGGCTGATGGACAGGTCACCACACAGGTCAGCACAGACTGA
- the LOC135551840 gene encoding nuclear transcription factor Y subunit gamma-like isoform X5 produces the protein MLLIQQIRLLNTILLSQRGEKGETRMQEKRQRMVSVADEAVSMSADSFGAGGSDAQQSLQSFWPRVMEEIRNLTVDFRVQELPLARIKKIMKLDEDVKMISAEAPVLFAKAAQIFITELTLRAWIHTEDNKRRTLQRNDIAMAITKFDQFDFLIDIVPRDELKPPKRQEEVRQSVAPAEPVQYYFTLAQQPGQVQGQQATGQQATTIQPGQIIIAQPQQGQGGAPMTMQVGDQQVQIVQASSQGQTQTVQSGQTMQVMQQIITNSAEIQQIPVQLNNGQLQYIRLAQPVSGTQVVQGQIQTLGNTQQVQITQTEQGQQQFNQFTDGQQLYQIQQVMPAGQDLSQPLFIQSTNQTADGQVTTQVSTD, from the exons ATGCTGCTGATTCAGCAGATCCGGCTGCTGAACACCATTTTACTTtctcagagaggagagaaaggggagacacgGATGCAGGAGAAGCGGCAGCGGATGGTCAGTGTTGCCGACGAAGCAG tGAGCATGTCTGCAGATTCGTTTGGCGCTGGGGGCAGCGATGCCCAGCAGAGCCTACAGTCGTTCTGGCCACGCGTCATGGAAGAGATCAGGAACCTCACGGTG GATTTCCGCGTGCAGGAGTTGCCTCTCGCCCGAATCAAGAAAATCATGAAGCTGGATGAAGATGTGAAG ATGATCAGTGCGGAGGCTCCAGTGCTGTTTGCCAAGGCAGCTCAGATCTTCATCACAGAGCTCACGCTGAGGGCCTGGATTCACACTGAAGACAACAAGAGACGCACCTTACAG AGGAACGACATTGCCATGGCGATAACGAAGTTTGACCAGTTTGACTTCCTTATCGACATTGTGCCCCGGGACGAGCTCAAGCCCCCCAAAcgacag GAGGAAGTGCGTCAGTCGGTGGCCCCAGCAGAGCCGGTTCAGTACTACTTCACCCTGGCTCAGCAGCCAGGCCAGGTGCAGGGCCAGCAGGCCACTGGACAACAGGCTACCACCATCCAGCCTGGACAGATCATCATCGCACAGCCACAGCAAGGACAG GGAGGGGCTCCAATGACCATGCAGGTGGGAGACCAGCAGGTCCAGATAGTACAGGCGTCGTCCCAGGGCCAGACCCAGACGGTGCAGTCAGGACAGACCATGCAGGTCATGCAGCAGATAATCACCAACTCCGCAGAGATCCAGCAGATACCA GTGCAGCTGAACAATGGTCAGTTGCAGTACATTCGGCTGGCACAGCCTGTCTCTGGCACACAGGTGGTTCAGGGACAGATCCAGACGCTGGGTAACACTCAGCAGGTACAG attacacagacagaGCAAGGCCAGCAGCAATTCAACCAGTTTACTGACGGACAG cAGTTGTATCAGATTCAGCAGGTGATGCCGGCGGGACAGGACCTGAGCCAGCCGTTGTTCATCCAGTCCACCAATCAGACGGCTGATGGACAGGTCACCACACAGGTCAGCACAGACTGA
- the LOC135551840 gene encoding nuclear transcription factor Y subunit gamma-like isoform X1, with protein MLLIQQIRLLNTILLSQRGEKGETRMQEKRQRMVSVADEAVSMSADSFGAGGSDAQQSLQSFWPRVMEEIRNLTVKDFRVQELPLARIKKIMKLDEDVKMISAEAPVLFAKAAQIFITELTLRAWIHTEDNKRRTLQRNDIAMAITKFDQFDFLIDIVPRDELKPPKRQEEVRQSVAPAEPVQYYFTLAQQPGQVQGQQATGQQATTIQPGQIIIAQPQQGQVLQGTTMQQLQQVQVAQSQGTPITGGAPMTMQVGDQQVQIVQASSQGQTQTVQSGQTMQVMQQIITNSAEIQQIPVQLNNGQLQYIRLAQPVSGTQVVQGQIQTLGNTQQVQITQTEQGQQQFNQFTDGQQLYQIQQVMPAGQDLSQPLFIQSTNQTADGQVTTQVSTD; from the exons ATGCTGCTGATTCAGCAGATCCGGCTGCTGAACACCATTTTACTTtctcagagaggagagaaaggggagacacgGATGCAGGAGAAGCGGCAGCGGATGGTCAGTGTTGCCGACGAAGCAG tGAGCATGTCTGCAGATTCGTTTGGCGCTGGGGGCAGCGATGCCCAGCAGAGCCTACAGTCGTTCTGGCCACGCGTCATGGAAGAGATCAGGAACCTCACGGTG AAGGATTTCCGCGTGCAGGAGTTGCCTCTCGCCCGAATCAAGAAAATCATGAAGCTGGATGAAGATGTGAAG ATGATCAGTGCGGAGGCTCCAGTGCTGTTTGCCAAGGCAGCTCAGATCTTCATCACAGAGCTCACGCTGAGGGCCTGGATTCACACTGAAGACAACAAGAGACGCACCTTACAG AGGAACGACATTGCCATGGCGATAACGAAGTTTGACCAGTTTGACTTCCTTATCGACATTGTGCCCCGGGACGAGCTCAAGCCCCCCAAAcgacag GAGGAAGTGCGTCAGTCGGTGGCCCCAGCAGAGCCGGTTCAGTACTACTTCACCCTGGCTCAGCAGCCAGGCCAGGTGCAGGGCCAGCAGGCCACTGGACAACAGGCTACCACCATCCAGCCTGGACAGATCATCATCGCACAGCCACAGCAAGGACAG GTGCTGCAGGGGACCACAATGCAACAGTTACAGCAGGTGCAGGTAGCCCAGTCACAGGGCACACCTATCACG GGAGGGGCTCCAATGACCATGCAGGTGGGAGACCAGCAGGTCCAGATAGTACAGGCGTCGTCCCAGGGCCAGACCCAGACGGTGCAGTCAGGACAGACCATGCAGGTCATGCAGCAGATAATCACCAACTCCGCAGAGATCCAGCAGATACCA GTGCAGCTGAACAATGGTCAGTTGCAGTACATTCGGCTGGCACAGCCTGTCTCTGGCACACAGGTGGTTCAGGGACAGATCCAGACGCTGGGTAACACTCAGCAGGTACAG attacacagacagaGCAAGGCCAGCAGCAATTCAACCAGTTTACTGACGGACAG cAGTTGTATCAGATTCAGCAGGTGATGCCGGCGGGACAGGACCTGAGCCAGCCGTTGTTCATCCAGTCCACCAATCAGACGGCTGATGGACAGGTCACCACACAGGTCAGCACAGACTGA
- the LOC135551840 gene encoding nuclear transcription factor Y subunit gamma-like isoform X8 — protein sequence MSMSADSFGAGGSDAQQSLQSFWPRVMEEIRNLTVDFRVQELPLARIKKIMKLDEDVKMISAEAPVLFAKAAQIFITELTLRAWIHTEDNKRRTLQRNDIAMAITKFDQFDFLIDIVPRDELKPPKRQEEVRQSVAPAEPVQYYFTLAQQPGQVQGQQATGQQATTIQPGQIIIAQPQQGQVLQGTTMQQLQQVQVAQSQGTPITGGAPMTMQVGDQQVQIVQASSQGQTQTVQSGQTMQVMQQIITNSAEIQQIPVQLNNGQLQYIRLAQPVSGTQVVQGQIQTLGNTQQVQITQTEQGQQQFNQFTDGQQLYQIQQVMPAGQDLSQPLFIQSTNQTADGQVTTQVSTD from the exons tGAGCATGTCTGCAGATTCGTTTGGCGCTGGGGGCAGCGATGCCCAGCAGAGCCTACAGTCGTTCTGGCCACGCGTCATGGAAGAGATCAGGAACCTCACGGTG GATTTCCGCGTGCAGGAGTTGCCTCTCGCCCGAATCAAGAAAATCATGAAGCTGGATGAAGATGTGAAG ATGATCAGTGCGGAGGCTCCAGTGCTGTTTGCCAAGGCAGCTCAGATCTTCATCACAGAGCTCACGCTGAGGGCCTGGATTCACACTGAAGACAACAAGAGACGCACCTTACAG AGGAACGACATTGCCATGGCGATAACGAAGTTTGACCAGTTTGACTTCCTTATCGACATTGTGCCCCGGGACGAGCTCAAGCCCCCCAAAcgacag GAGGAAGTGCGTCAGTCGGTGGCCCCAGCAGAGCCGGTTCAGTACTACTTCACCCTGGCTCAGCAGCCAGGCCAGGTGCAGGGCCAGCAGGCCACTGGACAACAGGCTACCACCATCCAGCCTGGACAGATCATCATCGCACAGCCACAGCAAGGACAG GTGCTGCAGGGGACCACAATGCAACAGTTACAGCAGGTGCAGGTAGCCCAGTCACAGGGCACACCTATCACG GGAGGGGCTCCAATGACCATGCAGGTGGGAGACCAGCAGGTCCAGATAGTACAGGCGTCGTCCCAGGGCCAGACCCAGACGGTGCAGTCAGGACAGACCATGCAGGTCATGCAGCAGATAATCACCAACTCCGCAGAGATCCAGCAGATACCA GTGCAGCTGAACAATGGTCAGTTGCAGTACATTCGGCTGGCACAGCCTGTCTCTGGCACACAGGTGGTTCAGGGACAGATCCAGACGCTGGGTAACACTCAGCAGGTACAG attacacagacagaGCAAGGCCAGCAGCAATTCAACCAGTTTACTGACGGACAG cAGTTGTATCAGATTCAGCAGGTGATGCCGGCGGGACAGGACCTGAGCCAGCCGTTGTTCATCCAGTCCACCAATCAGACGGCTGATGGACAGGTCACCACACAGGTCAGCACAGACTGA
- the LOC135551840 gene encoding nuclear transcription factor Y subunit gamma-like isoform X7, whose product MSMSADSFGAGGSDAQQSLQSFWPRVMEEIRNLTVKDFRVQELPLARIKKIMKLDEDVKMISAEAPVLFAKAAQIFITELTLRAWIHTEDNKRRTLQRNDIAMAITKFDQFDFLIDIVPRDELKPPKRQEEVRQSVAPAEPVQYYFTLAQQPGQVQGQQATGQQATTIQPGQIIIAQPQQGQVLQGTTMQQLQQVQVAQSQGTPITGGAPMTMQVGDQQVQIVQASSQGQTQTVQSGQTMQVMQQIITNSAEIQQIPVQLNNGQLQYIRLAQPVSGTQVVQGQIQTLGNTQQVQITQTEQGQQQFNQFTDGQQLYQIQQVMPAGQDLSQPLFIQSTNQTADGQVTTQVSTD is encoded by the exons tGAGCATGTCTGCAGATTCGTTTGGCGCTGGGGGCAGCGATGCCCAGCAGAGCCTACAGTCGTTCTGGCCACGCGTCATGGAAGAGATCAGGAACCTCACGGTG AAGGATTTCCGCGTGCAGGAGTTGCCTCTCGCCCGAATCAAGAAAATCATGAAGCTGGATGAAGATGTGAAG ATGATCAGTGCGGAGGCTCCAGTGCTGTTTGCCAAGGCAGCTCAGATCTTCATCACAGAGCTCACGCTGAGGGCCTGGATTCACACTGAAGACAACAAGAGACGCACCTTACAG AGGAACGACATTGCCATGGCGATAACGAAGTTTGACCAGTTTGACTTCCTTATCGACATTGTGCCCCGGGACGAGCTCAAGCCCCCCAAAcgacag GAGGAAGTGCGTCAGTCGGTGGCCCCAGCAGAGCCGGTTCAGTACTACTTCACCCTGGCTCAGCAGCCAGGCCAGGTGCAGGGCCAGCAGGCCACTGGACAACAGGCTACCACCATCCAGCCTGGACAGATCATCATCGCACAGCCACAGCAAGGACAG GTGCTGCAGGGGACCACAATGCAACAGTTACAGCAGGTGCAGGTAGCCCAGTCACAGGGCACACCTATCACG GGAGGGGCTCCAATGACCATGCAGGTGGGAGACCAGCAGGTCCAGATAGTACAGGCGTCGTCCCAGGGCCAGACCCAGACGGTGCAGTCAGGACAGACCATGCAGGTCATGCAGCAGATAATCACCAACTCCGCAGAGATCCAGCAGATACCA GTGCAGCTGAACAATGGTCAGTTGCAGTACATTCGGCTGGCACAGCCTGTCTCTGGCACACAGGTGGTTCAGGGACAGATCCAGACGCTGGGTAACACTCAGCAGGTACAG attacacagacagaGCAAGGCCAGCAGCAATTCAACCAGTTTACTGACGGACAG cAGTTGTATCAGATTCAGCAGGTGATGCCGGCGGGACAGGACCTGAGCCAGCCGTTGTTCATCCAGTCCACCAATCAGACGGCTGATGGACAGGTCACCACACAGGTCAGCACAGACTGA
- the LOC135551840 gene encoding nuclear transcription factor Y subunit gamma-like isoform X10, whose product MSADSFGAGGSDAQQSLQSFWPRVMEEIRNLTVDFRVQELPLARIKKIMKLDEDVKMISAEAPVLFAKAAQIFITELTLRAWIHTEDNKRRTLQRNDIAMAITKFDQFDFLIDIVPRDELKPPKRQEEVRQSVAPAEPVQYYFTLAQQPGQVQGQQATGQQATTIQPGQIIIAQPQQGQVLQGTTMQQLQQVQVAQSQGTPITGGAPMTMQVGDQQVQIVQASSQGQTQTVQSGQTMQVMQQIITNSAEIQQIPVQLNNGQLQYIRLAQPVSGTQVVQGQIQTLGNTQQVQITQTEQGQQQFNQFTDGQQLYQIQQVMPAGQDLSQPLFIQSTNQTADGQVTTQVSTD is encoded by the exons ATGTCTGCAGATTCGTTTGGCGCTGGGGGCAGCGATGCCCAGCAGAGCCTACAGTCGTTCTGGCCACGCGTCATGGAAGAGATCAGGAACCTCACGGTG GATTTCCGCGTGCAGGAGTTGCCTCTCGCCCGAATCAAGAAAATCATGAAGCTGGATGAAGATGTGAAG ATGATCAGTGCGGAGGCTCCAGTGCTGTTTGCCAAGGCAGCTCAGATCTTCATCACAGAGCTCACGCTGAGGGCCTGGATTCACACTGAAGACAACAAGAGACGCACCTTACAG AGGAACGACATTGCCATGGCGATAACGAAGTTTGACCAGTTTGACTTCCTTATCGACATTGTGCCCCGGGACGAGCTCAAGCCCCCCAAAcgacag GAGGAAGTGCGTCAGTCGGTGGCCCCAGCAGAGCCGGTTCAGTACTACTTCACCCTGGCTCAGCAGCCAGGCCAGGTGCAGGGCCAGCAGGCCACTGGACAACAGGCTACCACCATCCAGCCTGGACAGATCATCATCGCACAGCCACAGCAAGGACAG GTGCTGCAGGGGACCACAATGCAACAGTTACAGCAGGTGCAGGTAGCCCAGTCACAGGGCACACCTATCACG GGAGGGGCTCCAATGACCATGCAGGTGGGAGACCAGCAGGTCCAGATAGTACAGGCGTCGTCCCAGGGCCAGACCCAGACGGTGCAGTCAGGACAGACCATGCAGGTCATGCAGCAGATAATCACCAACTCCGCAGAGATCCAGCAGATACCA GTGCAGCTGAACAATGGTCAGTTGCAGTACATTCGGCTGGCACAGCCTGTCTCTGGCACACAGGTGGTTCAGGGACAGATCCAGACGCTGGGTAACACTCAGCAGGTACAG attacacagacagaGCAAGGCCAGCAGCAATTCAACCAGTTTACTGACGGACAG cAGTTGTATCAGATTCAGCAGGTGATGCCGGCGGGACAGGACCTGAGCCAGCCGTTGTTCATCCAGTCCACCAATCAGACGGCTGATGGACAGGTCACCACACAGGTCAGCACAGACTGA